One genomic region from Constrictibacter sp. MBR-5 encodes:
- a CDS encoding glutaredoxin, with amino-acid sequence MPLDQKGADARHAQLYRMVMEGHVCPFGLKSKDLLQRRGFTVDDHWLRTREETDAFQREHHVETTPQVFIGGERIGGYDDLRRHFGQHVKEEGETSYRPIIAIFSVGLLMAVAVSYVAHGSVLIVRAIEWFIAISMCLLGVQKLQDLDGFSTMFLNYDLLAKRWVRYAYLYPFGETLAGVLMIAGAFVWAASPIALFIGTVGAFSVFKAVYVEKRELKCACVGGGSSVPLGFISLTENLMMIAMAIWMPIRMYVIG; translated from the coding sequence ATGCCGCTCGATCAGAAGGGCGCCGATGCGCGCCACGCGCAACTCTACCGTATGGTCATGGAGGGTCATGTCTGCCCCTTCGGCCTGAAATCGAAAGACCTGCTTCAGCGCCGGGGCTTCACCGTTGACGATCACTGGCTCCGGACGCGCGAAGAGACGGATGCGTTCCAGCGAGAGCATCACGTCGAAACGACGCCCCAGGTTTTCATCGGCGGTGAGCGGATCGGCGGCTACGACGACCTGCGCAGGCACTTCGGTCAGCACGTCAAGGAGGAAGGCGAGACCAGCTACCGGCCCATCATCGCCATCTTTTCGGTCGGCTTGCTGATGGCAGTCGCGGTCAGCTATGTCGCGCATGGGAGCGTCCTCATCGTTCGCGCGATCGAGTGGTTCATCGCCATCTCCATGTGCCTCCTGGGGGTTCAGAAGCTGCAGGACCTCGATGGCTTCAGCACGATGTTCCTCAACTACGACCTCCTCGCCAAGCGCTGGGTGCGCTACGCTTACCTATACCCGTTCGGCGAGACCCTGGCCGGCGTGCTGATGATCGCCGGCGCGTTCGTCTGGGCCGCCTCCCCCATCGCATTGTTCATCGGCACCGTAGGCGCCTTCTCCGTCTTCAAGGCTGTCTACGTCGAGAAACGCGAACTCAAATGTGCCTGCGTCGGCGGTGGAAGCAGCGTTCCTCTGGGGTTCATCTCACTGACCGAGA
- a CDS encoding aminoglycoside adenylyltransferase domain-containing protein, with product MSQTAVYLHGSAVAEGLRRHSDVDLLAVMEGSLSASARRDLAADLMAVYGRYPFDREGRRPLEVIVFRSADLVRLPYPARAEFVYGEWLRGAFEGGAVPDGETTPEFTLVLAQAREQAVPLFGPAVTERVPDIPFPDICRAIGDLLPDLVAGAEGDERNVLLTLARMWATISTGRFLSKAAAADWAAPQLTNQAAGALLCAKRSYPGQGSFDVSVWHAELGLAVEEMRQRIMSML from the coding sequence ATGTCGCAGACGGCGGTCTATCTGCACGGCTCGGCCGTAGCCGAGGGTCTGCGCAGGCACAGCGATGTCGACCTGCTGGCCGTCATGGAAGGCTCGCTGTCGGCGTCCGCCCGCCGGGATCTGGCGGCGGACCTGATGGCCGTTTACGGGCGCTATCCATTCGACAGGGAGGGGCGGCGACCGCTCGAAGTGATCGTCTTCCGGTCGGCCGATCTGGTCCGCCTGCCGTATCCGGCACGCGCCGAGTTTGTCTATGGCGAATGGCTGCGCGGCGCGTTCGAAGGGGGTGCGGTCCCGGACGGCGAGACGACCCCGGAGTTCACCCTGGTCCTGGCCCAGGCGAGGGAGCAGGCGGTCCCCCTGTTCGGCCCCGCCGTCACCGAACGCGTGCCCGACATACCCTTCCCGGACATATGCCGAGCGATCGGCGATCTCCTGCCGGACCTCGTCGCGGGCGCGGAAGGAGACGAGCGCAACGTCCTGCTGACCCTGGCGCGGATGTGGGCGACGATCTCGACCGGCCGGTTCCTCTCCAAGGCTGCCGCCGCCGACTGGGCCGCGCCACAATTGACGAACCAGGCGGCAGGCGCGCTCCTGTGCGCGAAGCGATCCTATCCCGGACAGGGCAGCTTTGACGTGAGCGTTTGGCATGCCGAACTTGGCTTGGCGGTCGAAGAGATGCGGCAGCGCATCATGTCCATGCTCTGA
- a CDS encoding lysophospholipid acyltransferase family protein: MLLLLKHVVGLDHVEHGRENIPDQPCLLVCNHQSTWETIAFVVLMPDVAIVAKQELINIPVFAWYLRRSPMIIIDREAGSRSLRTMVDEGRAALAQGRSVLVFPEGTRGSTSDGLVFKRGVGLLYRKLNMQVLPVAVNSGAFWGRDARFKRAGTIIVSYGPPIPAGLPPAEFVEAAEAAIGAEMAPAGQGRTDAKMERDI, translated from the coding sequence GTGCTGCTCCTGCTGAAGCACGTCGTCGGTCTTGATCACGTCGAACACGGTCGCGAGAACATCCCCGACCAGCCCTGCCTGCTCGTCTGCAATCACCAGTCGACGTGGGAGACGATCGCCTTTGTCGTGCTCATGCCGGACGTAGCGATCGTCGCGAAGCAGGAGTTGATCAACATCCCCGTGTTTGCCTGGTACCTGAGACGGTCGCCGATGATCATCATCGATCGTGAGGCGGGGTCGCGGTCGCTGAGGACGATGGTCGACGAAGGCCGCGCTGCTCTGGCACAAGGGCGCTCCGTCCTGGTCTTCCCGGAGGGCACGCGTGGCAGCACGTCCGACGGCCTTGTCTTCAAGCGCGGCGTGGGGCTGCTCTACCGGAAGCTGAACATGCAGGTCCTGCCCGTTGCGGTGAACTCGGGCGCATTCTGGGGTCGAGACGCCCGCTTCAAGCGGGCGGGAACCATCATCGTATCTTACGGTCCGCCGATCCCCGCTGGCCTACCGCCGGCAGAGTTTGTTGAAGCGGCGGAGGCTGCGATCGGAGCGGAGATGGCTCCCGCAGGGCAGGGGCGCACGGACGCTAAGATGGAGCGGGACATCTAA
- a CDS encoding winged helix-turn-helix domain-containing protein produces the protein MRELRARISSILRRTRAPSRLEPQPDKNRRVRMGLAWLDLDSHRLHCDDGSELKLTTMEFDLLNAFASHPNRVLTRDQLLDLAHNRQWEPFDRSIDIRITRIRRKIEPDPAKPQVIKTVRGSGYIFVTEQ, from the coding sequence CTGCGCGAGTTGCGGGCGCGTATCAGCAGCATATTGAGGCGCACCCGAGCGCCTTCGCGTTTGGAACCGCAGCCGGACAAGAACCGGCGCGTGCGCATGGGTCTGGCTTGGCTCGACCTCGACAGCCACCGCCTCCACTGTGACGACGGCAGCGAACTGAAGCTCACCACCATGGAATTCGATCTACTGAATGCTTTCGCCAGCCACCCGAACCGGGTGCTGACCCGCGACCAACTGCTCGATCTCGCGCACAATCGACAGTGGGAACCGTTCGACCGCAGCATCGACATCCGCATCACCCGCATCCGCCGAAAGATCGAGCCCGATCCGGCAAAACCCCAGGTCATCAAGACGGTCCGGGGTTCGGGCTACATTTTCGTGACTGAACAATAA